The stretch of DNA GTTCCGTCGTACTCGTAGTGCCCTTCGAAAACGTCGACGCTGTCGTACGTGCGCCACTCGCCGCTCGAACGCTGTTGTGTCCAGTCGGCGTCCGGTGTGTACGTCCGGCGGGGTCGCCACCAGTGCGTCTTCGGGATGTCACCCATCCCGATGGCGCAGTAACTCGCGACTCGGGGTTCGCTGTTTATCATCCCGTAGGTCCAGTCGTCGAGTCCGTTCTCGTAATCGTATCCGCCGATCAGTCGTCCGTTGTCCGGGTGATGAAACGGCGAGTAGTCCTGCACCCGGACGAGGCGTCGCGCTCGCCGTCCGAGTTCGCCCCCGTACGCTTGGCCGACGATGGTCAGTGCGGCGGTCAGGTGGCCGTTATCGACCGTCGAGACGTACTTCGTCCCGTCGTGGGTCTCCATCCACGGCTGACCAGTCCGGATGTCGTACCACCGGAGGAAGAGGCCGTTCCACGTCTCCACCGATTCCAACGTGGAGACGACGGCGTCCACGCGCCCCCTCGCTTCCCGTTCCGAGAGCACCCCGAGTTCGGCGGCACCGACCGTGCTGACGACGTACATCGCGATATTCGACGGGGACGTTCGGTTCGACCGCCGAATCCCCTCGCCCGTCTCCTCCACGGTGTCGTCGGGAAGTCCGAGGTCCGAGGTGAACGCCTCGAAGAATCGATAGTGGTGACGGGCGATAGCGCGGAGTCCGTCTCCACATCGACCACCATCACGATTTCTTGCCCCTTCGTTCGCCGACGCCGTCCCGCCGACGGCGGCGATACCGAGCGCGCCGACCGCTCGGAGGAAGTTCCGTCGCTTGCCGTACCCTGTGTCATTATCAGTCATTACTTTCCCCACCTCGAATTGCGACCGCTACAAGAAATACGTTATTCGATCGAAAATATAATACAGTAAAAAGTGAATAAAAAGGATTGGTAAGTGTCAATCATTCGTCAAGGATCGTTAGTTACCGACCGTCGGAGAAAGTAGTAAAGACGGCGGCAGGATACGGTTCGGAACCCTATCGGTCGGATAGCGACCCGGGGGTCCACTCCCCGTCGAACTCCTCGTGGACGAACGGTTTGGCGTCCTCCCCGGCGTAGGTCCCCACGACCTGCCCGTCGCCTTCGAGGAAGTACTGATAGGTCGTCAGGCCTTCGAGGCCGACGGGTCCGCGTGCGTGAATCTTCCCCGTGCTGATGCCGACTTCCGCGCCGAGTCCGTAACGGAACCCGTCGGCGAACCGGGTCGAAGCGTTGTGGAACACGCTCGCCGAGTCGAGGCTCCGCATGAACGTGCTCGCGCGTCACCGTTCTCGGTGACGATGGATTCCGTGTGTTTCGAACTGTACGCGTTG from Haladaptatus sp. R4 encodes:
- a CDS encoding glucoamylase family protein — protein: MTDNDTGYGKRRNFLRAVGALGIAAVGGTASANEGARNRDGGRCGDGLRAIARHHYRFFEAFTSDLGLPDDTVEETGEGIRRSNRTSPSNIAMYVVSTVGAAELGVLSEREARGRVDAVVSTLESVETWNGLFLRWYDIRTGQPWMETHDGTKYVSTVDNGHLTAALTIVGQAYGGELGRRARRLVRVQDYSPFHHPDNGRLIGGYDYENGLDDWTYGMINSEPRVASYCAIGMGDIPKTHWWRPRRTYTPDADWTQQRSSGEWRTYDSVDVFEGHYEYDGTKFVPSWGGAQFEALMPSLFIKERGLGTRSFGLNNERWVEVQRDFADARNWPVWGLSPCGTPDGYGSFGVPQQGAWKDHYAPGPIVTPHATFLALDYAPHAARENVRRLRRMGIDGTYGFYDSVNVETGELTEKYYALDQGMSIASIANHLTGGVLREYFHESDVGRRPEDLLEREEFSI